One Rhinopithecus roxellana isolate Shanxi Qingling chromosome 7, ASM756505v1, whole genome shotgun sequence DNA segment encodes these proteins:
- the LOC115898702 gene encoding putative G antigen family E member 3: MSEHVRTRSQSSERGNDQESSQPVESVIVQQPVEEIRQEGEAPTENQGIAPSGEIENEGAPAVQGPDVEAFQQELALLKIEDEPGDGPDVREGTLPTFDPTKVLEAGDAQP, translated from the exons ATGAGTGAGCATGTAAGAACAAGATCCCAGTCCTCAGAAAGAGGAAATGACCAAGAGTCTTCCCAGCCGGTTGAATCTGTGATT GTCCAGCAGCCCGTTGAGGAAATACGTCAAGAAGGGGAAGCACCAACTGAAAATCAGGGTATTGCACCTAGTGGGGAGATCGAAAATGAAGGAGCACCTGCTGTTCAAG GGCCTGACGTGGAAGCTTTTCAACAGGAACTGGCTCTGCTTAAGATAGAGGATGAGCCTGGAGATGGTCCTGATGTCAGGGAGGGGACTCTGCCCACTTTTGATCCCACTAAAGTGCTGGAAGCAG gTGATGCGCAACCATAG
- the LOC104673368 gene encoding putative G antigen family E member 3: MSELVRTRSQSSERGNDEESSQPVGSVIVQQLAEEKRQEEEAPTENQGIAPSGEIQNEGAPAVQGPDVEAFQQELALLKIEDEPGDGPDVMERTQPTFDPTKVLEADSLKVVQMPNDCLTHY; this comes from the exons ATGAGTGAGCTTGTAAGAACAAGATCCCAATCCTCAGAAAGAGGAAATGACGAAGAGTCTTCCCAGCCAGTTGGATCTGTGATT GTCCAGCAGCTCGCTGAGGAAAAACGTCAAGAAGAAGAAGCACCAACTGAAAATCAGGGTATTGCCCCTAGTGGGGAGATCCAAAATGAAGGAGCACCTGCTGTTCAAG GGCCTGACGTGGAAGCTTTTCAACAGGAACTGGCTCTGCTTAAGATAGAGGATGAGCCTGGAGATGGTCCTGATGTCATGGAGAGGACTCAGCCCACTTTTGATCCCACTAAAGTGCTGGAAGCAG ATTCTTTGAAGGTAGTTCAGATGCCAAATGACTGCCTTACACACTATTAG